From the genome of Palaemon carinicauda isolate YSFRI2023 chromosome 6, ASM3689809v2, whole genome shotgun sequence, one region includes:
- the LOC137643296 gene encoding uncharacterized protein PF3D7_1120000-like, which translates to MNKSFVGAFNISGSIQQGGTGKMSQFTTGHLQVKRTLGGVVFTEPQKEGSLMYRMTSWMRSKDPFNSEGGMEEKGEGGPPEEKNQKREELKEKENIQKTFEERIGFLQKELEAAFAEISLRKEEQSKFLEENEELRAENQHLSNIIGSLQIDNQIDMENLTKKNADLDRTNEHLKKEICNQKVILEQCKNELKEKEKENIKIKEKLDKVRQNKRKLEIFTEKKMEVIKQISEQKQELEESLNEAKINDLLRNERYKGILQELENYKKENLKLNDLEQKSILLSQELETFKSEKNVGLKDELLAANEIIPSLKEELEEGDKTKEENKPQMTKLRLNKTSLKMDIKDVQKDVQKDDRDNKSEEKVVEAQDQDTTGRKAEKEEVGGASGVGLRTGYAGEETLNDE; encoded by the exons atgaataaaagttttgtaggagcattcaacatttcaggCAGCATCCAACAAGGAGGAACTGgcaagatgtcccagtttactactggccatcttcaagtGAAGAGGACACTTGGCGGTGTGGTTTTCACAGAACCACAAaaggaaggatccttaatgtataggatgacctcttggatgaggtctaaggaccccttcaactctgagggcgggatggaggagaaggggGAAGGAGGGCCCCCAgaggaaaaaaatcagaaaagagaAGAGCTGAAGGAGAAGGAGAATATCCAAAAGACATTTGAGGAACGCATCGGTTTCCTGCAGAAAGAACTGGAAGCAGCTTTTGCCGAGATCAGTCTAAGAAAGGAAgaacaatctaaattcttagaggagaatgaagagctgagagcagagaatcagCATCTCAGTAACATCATCGGAAGTCTTCAAATCGATAACCAAATCGATATGGAAAATTTGACCAAAAAGAATGCCGACCTAGACCGCACAAACGAACATCTAAAAAAGGAAATCTGCAATCAAAAAGTTATCCTGGAACAATGTAAAAAtgaattaaaggaaaaagaaaaagaaaatattaaaatcaaagaaaaattggataaagttcgccagaacaaaaggaaactggaaatattcactgaaaagaaaatggaagtaatAAAGCAGATTTCAGAACAGAAGCAGGAATTGGAAGAAAGCCTCAATGAGGCAAAAATAAATGATCTCCTCAGGAATGAGCGCTACAAAGGAAttttacaagagttagaaaattacaaaaaagaaaatttgaaattgaatGACTTGGAGCAAAAAAGCATCCTATTGAGTCAAGAACTGGAAAcattcaaatctgaaaaaaatgttggtctcaaggacgagctgcttgcggcaaatgagatcatcccttcactcaaggaggaacttgaagagggagataagacgaaagaagaaaacaaacctcAAATGACGAAACTGAGACTTAACAAGACAagtttaaaaatggatattaaggatgttcagaaggatgtccaaaaggatgacagagacaataaaagtgaggagAAAGTAGTCGAGGCACAGGATCAGGATACCACcggacgtaaggctgagaaggaggaagttggaggcgcatctggtgtgg gcttaaggactggctatgcaggtgaagaaactctgaatgatgaatga